A region of Methanocorpusculum labreanum Z DNA encodes the following proteins:
- the gyrB gene encoding DNA topoisomerase (ATP-hydrolyzing) subunit B, with protein sequence MTDNYDASHITVLEGLTPVRERPAMYIGSTDTRGLHHLVYEVVDNSIDEALAGFCKHIVIIINPNGSVSVEDDGRGIPVDIMPKQNKSALEVVMTVLHAGGKFDKNTYQVSGGLHGVGVSVVNALSTRLTAEVYRDGNIYSMVFGKGVLLQPLTSRPETDEEYLLRQKRLDKEGQPKETTTGTRITFYPDGSIFETTEFDYDVLAHRFRELAYLNKGLEIHVEDHRTGDSDTFCYEGGLRQFVAHLNEGKELLHPEPIYVDKSDDVNKIEVEVALQYNDTYGEILYTYVNSVNTREGGTHLEGFRSALTRAINNIAHANKHLKEDVSVRGEDVREGLTAVISVKIANPQFEGQTKMRLGNSNVKGLVDSMMYQALTEFFEENPKVIAAIAKKSLDAANAREAARRAKELARRKTSLEMSGLPGKLADCSERDPAKSEIYIVEGDSAGGSAKQGRDRKFQAILPLRGKILNVEKALEHKALKNAEIQTLITAIGAGYGDKFDAERARYHHIVIMTDADVDGAHIRILLLTFFYRFMKPLVEMGYIYIAQPPLFRIAKGKQEKYVYTEEDMRLAIAEYGEKGISVQRYKGLGEMNAGQLWNTTMNPEFRILKQVRIEDASYANEIFEKLMGDDVMPRKDFIKRHAGEVKNLDI encoded by the coding sequence ATGACTGATAATTACGACGCCTCCCACATTACTGTTCTGGAGGGGTTAACCCCTGTCCGAGAAAGACCTGCCATGTATATCGGCAGTACCGATACCCGCGGTCTTCACCACCTTGTATACGAGGTAGTCGATAACTCCATCGACGAAGCCTTAGCCGGATTCTGTAAGCATATCGTCATCATCATCAACCCCAACGGATCAGTAAGCGTGGAGGATGACGGCAGAGGTATTCCGGTCGATATCATGCCCAAGCAGAACAAGAGCGCCCTTGAAGTCGTTATGACCGTGCTTCATGCCGGCGGAAAGTTCGATAAGAATACCTATCAGGTTTCCGGCGGTCTGCACGGAGTCGGTGTTTCGGTCGTCAACGCTCTTTCAACGCGTCTTACTGCCGAAGTGTACCGTGACGGGAATATCTATTCCATGGTCTTTGGCAAAGGAGTACTTCTGCAGCCTCTCACCTCCCGCCCGGAAACCGACGAAGAGTATCTTCTGCGGCAGAAGAGACTGGACAAAGAAGGTCAGCCGAAAGAAACTACCACCGGAACGCGGATCACTTTCTATCCGGATGGTTCCATCTTTGAGACGACCGAGTTCGATTATGACGTCCTTGCCCACCGGTTCAGAGAACTTGCATATCTCAATAAAGGGCTGGAGATCCATGTTGAGGATCACCGGACCGGAGATTCGGACACGTTCTGCTATGAAGGCGGACTTCGTCAGTTCGTTGCCCATTTAAACGAAGGAAAAGAACTGCTCCACCCGGAGCCGATCTATGTCGACAAATCCGACGATGTAAATAAAATCGAGGTGGAGGTCGCTCTCCAGTATAACGATACCTACGGAGAAATCCTCTATACATACGTAAACAGTGTCAATACCCGTGAGGGAGGGACTCACCTGGAAGGATTCCGTTCGGCTCTCACGCGTGCGATCAACAACATAGCCCATGCAAACAAACATCTCAAAGAGGATGTTTCCGTCCGCGGCGAGGATGTTCGTGAAGGGCTGACCGCCGTAATCAGCGTCAAGATCGCCAACCCCCAGTTCGAGGGGCAGACGAAGATGCGGCTTGGAAACAGCAACGTCAAAGGTCTCGTCGACTCGATGATGTACCAGGCACTGACAGAGTTTTTCGAGGAAAACCCGAAGGTCATCGCCGCCATCGCCAAGAAATCCCTTGATGCCGCAAATGCCCGCGAGGCTGCCCGTCGTGCAAAGGAGCTTGCCCGAAGAAAAACATCTCTCGAGATGTCGGGTCTTCCTGGAAAACTTGCCGACTGTTCCGAGCGCGACCCGGCAAAAAGCGAGATCTATATCGTGGAGGGAGATTCTGCCGGTGGTTCGGCCAAACAGGGGCGCGACAGAAAGTTCCAGGCGATCCTGCCGCTTCGTGGTAAAATCCTGAACGTAGAAAAAGCACTGGAACACAAGGCCTTGAAAAATGCCGAAATTCAGACCCTCATCACCGCGATCGGTGCCGGATACGGGGATAAGTTCGATGCCGAACGTGCGAGATATCATCACATCGTCATCATGACGGATGCGGATGTGGACGGCGCTCATATCAGGATTCTGCTTCTGACCTTCTTCTACCGGTTCATGAAGCCGCTTGTGGAGATGGGATATATCTACATCGCTCAGCCACCTCTCTTTAGAATTGCGAAAGGAAAACAGGAAAAATACGTGTACACGGAAGAGGATATGCGTCTTGCCATCGCTGAGTACGGCGAGAAGGGCATCTCGGTCCAGCGGTACAAGGGTCTTGGTGAAATGAATGCAGGCCAGCTCTGGAACACAACAATGAATCCCGAGTTCCGGATCCTGAAGCAGGTCAGAATCGAGGATGCAAGTTATGCGAATGAGATATTTGAAAAACTCATGGGAGATGATGTCATGCCCAGAAAAGATTTCATTAAACGTCATGCAGGGGAGGTGAAGAACCTTGACATCTGA
- the gyrA gene encoding DNA gyrase subunit A codes for MTSEENTTHKTVSINIEDEMKNCFIDYAMSVIIGRAIPDVRDGLKPVHRRILYAMFHDEGNTSDKAYKKSAKAVAATMGNYHPHGDSAIYDTLVKMAQPFSYRYTLVDGQGNFGSIDGDSAAAMRYTEARLTKAAESLLEDIDKETVDFVPNFDESSQEPDVLPSRIPNLLVNGTTGIAVGMATNMMPHNLGEVCDLVDAYIDNPEMSLEEMMKILPAPDFPTGGKIMGTDGIVNAYQTGQGKVVLRGIAEIEERKKGFEQIVITEIPYQVNKAAMIEKIADLVKSKTIEGISDIRDESDKDGIRVIIELKQNTQANVVLNLLYKHTQLESSFGIINLAIVDKKPKILSLAELLRHFIAHRVDVVRRRSLFDLRKAEERMHILSGLLKALDMIDVVIATIRASPEVSVAQEALVSKLGFSEAQAEAILKMQLRRLAALEQQKILDETTSLQLVIDKLTWILSSEENILSVVKTETSEIRTAYADERRTQIDYTANTDFNVMDLIPDEQTLVMLTTQNYIKRVPLDLYRQQKRGGRGVIGMTTKDEDSVDKVFLANTHDYLLCFTNKGRVYWLRVYEIPEGSRTSKGKAIVNLLNLTDEEVSAVIPMRDFDAEKNLLYATKKGRVGKFSQDLFSRPRTGGIIGITLLDGDELVDVVVTDGSTDVVLTTAFGQALRFSEDEVRATGRGTQGVIGIRLKFEGDYVCALTLVETQYLLMITDKGFGKRTEFEEFRGHGRGTQGVKSIVANFERGKVVSSLAVSDDDQVIITTAGGVVLRTSASDISIQGRGTKGVRVIRVDSGDKVTSVAIVPPDEDEPALPEATDEA; via the coding sequence TTGACATCTGAAGAGAACACCACGCACAAAACGGTCTCGATCAACATCGAGGATGAGATGAAGAACTGCTTCATCGATTACGCGATGAGTGTCATCATTGGGCGTGCGATCCCCGATGTCCGTGATGGTCTGAAACCGGTCCACCGGCGTATTCTGTATGCCATGTTCCACGACGAGGGGAACACGAGTGATAAGGCATACAAGAAATCGGCCAAGGCAGTCGCCGCCACCATGGGTAATTATCACCCGCACGGTGACTCTGCGATCTACGACACACTCGTGAAGATGGCCCAGCCGTTTTCGTATCGCTATACGCTGGTGGACGGGCAGGGTAACTTCGGTTCGATCGACGGCGACTCGGCAGCAGCAATGCGTTATACCGAGGCGCGCCTTACCAAAGCGGCAGAATCCCTTTTGGAGGATATCGACAAGGAAACCGTCGATTTCGTGCCGAACTTCGATGAATCATCCCAGGAACCGGATGTTCTCCCCAGCCGGATCCCAAACCTCCTCGTAAACGGTACGACGGGTATTGCTGTCGGTATGGCGACCAACATGATGCCGCACAACCTCGGCGAGGTCTGCGATCTGGTCGATGCCTACATCGATAACCCGGAGATGTCTCTTGAAGAGATGATGAAGATCCTTCCGGCCCCGGATTTCCCGACCGGCGGTAAGATCATGGGCACCGACGGGATCGTCAATGCCTATCAGACGGGTCAGGGGAAAGTTGTTCTCCGCGGCATTGCCGAGATCGAGGAACGCAAAAAAGGATTCGAGCAGATCGTCATCACCGAGATCCCCTATCAGGTGAACAAGGCGGCGATGATCGAAAAGATTGCCGATCTTGTAAAATCGAAGACGATCGAAGGCATCAGCGACATCCGGGACGAGTCCGATAAAGACGGTATCCGTGTTATTATCGAACTTAAGCAGAATACCCAGGCAAACGTTGTTCTCAATCTGCTGTATAAACATACTCAGCTCGAAAGTTCGTTCGGCATTATCAATCTCGCGATCGTTGACAAGAAACCGAAGATCCTGTCCCTGGCAGAACTTCTGCGTCATTTCATCGCACACCGTGTCGATGTCGTTCGGCGTCGGTCCCTTTTCGATCTGCGGAAAGCCGAGGAACGCATGCATATTCTCTCGGGACTTTTGAAGGCTCTCGATATGATCGATGTGGTAATCGCCACCATCCGTGCTTCGCCCGAAGTTTCGGTAGCTCAGGAAGCGTTAGTCTCTAAACTTGGTTTCTCGGAAGCACAGGCCGAGGCGATTCTCAAAATGCAGTTGCGCCGTCTCGCGGCCCTTGAACAGCAGAAGATTCTGGATGAGACCACCTCGCTCCAGTTGGTTATTGACAAACTTACCTGGATACTTTCGTCCGAGGAGAACATCCTCTCGGTTGTCAAAACCGAGACGTCGGAGATTCGCACGGCATATGCCGATGAACGCCGGACCCAGATCGATTACACTGCAAACACTGACTTCAACGTGATGGATCTGATCCCCGATGAACAGACCCTTGTGATGCTCACGACCCAGAATTACATAAAACGCGTGCCTCTCGATCTCTATCGCCAGCAGAAACGCGGTGGCAGAGGAGTGATCGGCATGACCACAAAAGACGAGGATTCCGTGGACAAAGTCTTCCTGGCAAATACGCATGATTATCTGCTGTGTTTCACCAACAAAGGCAGAGTCTACTGGCTCCGGGTCTATGAGATTCCCGAAGGATCGAGAACAAGTAAGGGTAAGGCGATCGTAAATCTGCTGAACCTTACCGACGAAGAGGTTTCGGCGGTCATCCCGATGCGTGACTTCGATGCTGAAAAGAATCTTCTTTATGCCACGAAGAAAGGCCGTGTTGGCAAGTTCAGTCAGGATCTTTTCTCACGGCCGAGGACCGGAGGAATTATCGGCATAACACTTCTTGACGGCGATGAACTTGTGGACGTTGTCGTAACCGACGGCAGTACAGATGTCGTTCTTACAACTGCATTTGGTCAGGCACTTCGCTTCTCCGAGGATGAGGTTCGGGCCACCGGCCGCGGTACACAGGGTGTTATTGGTATCAGACTGAAGTTCGAGGGTGATTACGTCTGTGCTCTGACGCTTGTCGAAACCCAGTATCTTCTGATGATCACCGACAAAGGATTCGGCAAACGGACTGAGTTCGAAGAGTTCCGTGGACACGGCCGCGGCACACAGGGCGTGAAATCTATCGTGGCGAACTTCGAGCGCGGCAAGGTCGTCTCCTCGCTTGCGGTCTCCGATGATGATCAGGTCATCATCACGACGGCTGGGGGAGTTGTTCTCAGGACTTCTGCATCGGATATTTCCATCCAGGGACGCGGAACGAAAGGCGTTCGTGTAATTCGTGTCGACTCCGGCGACAAGGTCACGAGTGTTGCCATCGTCCCTCCCGACGAGGACGAACCTGCCCTGCCGGAAGCGACAGACGAGGCCTGA
- the hisS gene encoding histidine--tRNA ligase — MIQKPRGTRDFLPAEMAQRRFVEQKMRAVAATFGYGEIVTPMFEELELFTIKSGEGIINEMYAFEDKGGRKITLRPEITAAVLRAYVNEAQMAPKPLRWFYFAECFRYERPQKGRYRQFWQFGSELIGADSAAADAEVISLAYELLRCTGVRFVMKVGHLAPMKHLLSGLDAPSQKQVMAALDKRDMDLLGTTLASLDSSDLFEPLKGLVTAKTLPEIFAVTGDIPEKARIEETFGYLEAQNIPFEQNFGIARGLDYYTGMVFEGFADNLGAENQILGGGVYRLAHLFGGKDVPSCGFGIGFDRVLVSLGEITPQTIPVVAVICTPETRIPAYNAASALRSAGITAVMDLLDRGFGAQLSSALKSGASFAVVIGEKEAAAGMITLKDLATAVQTEMSIDNAIEVIHGSCR, encoded by the coding sequence ATGATACAAAAACCCCGCGGAACAAGAGATTTTCTTCCGGCTGAAATGGCACAACGCCGGTTTGTTGAACAAAAAATGCGTGCCGTCGCGGCAACGTTCGGCTACGGCGAAATCGTCACTCCGATGTTTGAGGAGCTGGAACTTTTCACGATAAAATCCGGTGAAGGAATCATCAACGAGATGTATGCCTTCGAAGACAAAGGCGGCAGAAAAATTACGCTTCGCCCGGAAATCACCGCCGCCGTTCTCCGTGCCTACGTCAACGAAGCGCAGATGGCGCCAAAACCCCTCCGCTGGTTCTACTTTGCGGAATGTTTCCGGTATGAACGCCCGCAAAAAGGGAGATACCGGCAATTCTGGCAGTTTGGCTCCGAACTTATCGGTGCAGACTCTGCAGCCGCAGATGCCGAAGTAATCTCTCTTGCTTACGAACTTTTACGATGTACCGGCGTCCGCTTTGTGATGAAAGTAGGCCACCTTGCCCCGATGAAGCATCTTCTATCAGGTCTTGACGCTCCATCACAGAAGCAGGTTATGGCTGCTCTCGATAAACGGGATATGGATCTGCTTGGAACAACGCTCGCTTCTCTTGATAGTTCAGATCTTTTTGAGCCGCTGAAGGGTCTCGTGACGGCAAAAACCCTCCCGGAAATTTTTGCAGTAACGGGAGATATTCCGGAAAAAGCAAGAATTGAGGAGACCTTCGGCTATCTCGAAGCACAAAATATCCCCTTCGAACAGAACTTTGGCATAGCCCGCGGACTTGACTATTATACGGGCATGGTCTTCGAAGGATTCGCCGACAATCTCGGTGCTGAAAATCAGATCCTCGGCGGCGGCGTCTATCGGCTCGCTCACCTGTTCGGCGGGAAGGACGTTCCTTCCTGCGGGTTTGGGATCGGATTTGACCGCGTTCTGGTCTCTCTTGGCGAGATTACGCCCCAGACAATACCGGTTGTGGCCGTCATCTGCACGCCGGAGACTCGAATCCCGGCATACAATGCGGCGTCGGCTCTCCGCAGTGCAGGGATAACTGCAGTCATGGATCTTCTTGATCGAGGATTTGGGGCGCAGCTGTCTTCGGCGCTGAAGTCCGGGGCATCGTTTGCGGTGGTGATCGGAGAAAAGGAGGCTGCCGCTGGAATGATCACGCTCAAAGATCTTGCCACTGCCGTCCAGACTGAGATGTCAATCGACAATGCCATCGAGGTAATCCATGGTTCTTGCCGATGA
- a CDS encoding DNA topoisomerase VI subunit B codes for MVLADELAKKQRSISVAEFFEKNKQMLGFDSPTRGIITTIKEAIDNSLDACEEAQVLPDILVSVRRVSNDVFRVVVEDNGPGIVPEKMPSVFAKLLYGSRFHQVRQTRGQQGIGISAAVLYAQLTTGKPTIVTSRTDAKNKAHTMSLVIKTETNEPEVLSHEEVDWILPHGTRVQLEFKSNIAARKKLIEYLKYTSIVNPHAKFRVEIEDEAFTFERVSSEVPPCPVAIKPHPYGIELGVLKRMTAASDLPLKEFLVESFSKVGEKTSLEICSSARLDPVVKVSTLDLESLNRLLDAMQTTKIPAPSASQCLSPITDELIVKGMEKEFELDFIKARTRPGNVYGGHSFIVEAAIGYGGKLPPEGNAILLRFANRVPLLYQQGACAITNAVQNVNWKAYGVSQSGLPTGPILILVHVAATSVPFTGESKDAIAAIPEIEREITLALQELGRDLKMFLSRRDRNKLQDDRARAICSVIPLIAAKVGEIVELPVPDTSLIEGRIMRRVVLKKSTAGGKIMIHIDNYTTKPQEISLYDISGDPAGDATIPPSFVSEMDGEYTKIWKFALASGEAFEVIYTGLGGGMIEMQGVAENLKVVVDLDV; via the coding sequence ATGGTTCTTGCCGATGAGCTTGCCAAGAAACAGCGAAGCATCAGTGTAGCGGAATTTTTCGAGAAAAATAAACAGATGCTTGGTTTTGATTCTCCAACAAGGGGAATCATCACCACCATAAAAGAAGCGATCGACAACTCGCTTGATGCCTGCGAAGAAGCACAGGTCCTTCCCGACATTCTTGTTTCGGTAAGAAGGGTTTCAAACGACGTGTTTCGCGTCGTCGTCGAAGATAACGGCCCGGGAATTGTCCCGGAAAAAATGCCGAGCGTTTTTGCCAAATTATTGTACGGTTCGCGGTTCCATCAGGTCAGACAGACCCGCGGTCAGCAGGGAATCGGTATTTCTGCTGCCGTATTGTATGCTCAGCTCACCACCGGAAAGCCGACTATTGTAACCTCCCGGACCGATGCGAAGAACAAGGCTCACACCATGTCTCTTGTTATCAAAACGGAGACAAACGAACCCGAAGTCCTTTCCCACGAAGAGGTTGACTGGATCCTTCCCCACGGGACCCGAGTCCAGCTCGAGTTCAAAAGCAATATCGCGGCCAGGAAAAAACTCATCGAGTATCTGAAATACACATCGATCGTCAATCCTCACGCAAAGTTCCGTGTCGAGATCGAAGACGAGGCATTTACATTTGAGCGTGTTTCTTCCGAGGTCCCGCCGTGTCCTGTGGCGATCAAGCCTCATCCGTACGGTATAGAACTCGGCGTCTTGAAACGAATGACGGCAGCTTCCGATCTGCCCCTTAAGGAGTTTCTCGTAGAAAGTTTCTCGAAAGTCGGCGAGAAAACCTCTCTTGAGATATGCAGTTCTGCAAGACTCGATCCTGTTGTAAAGGTCTCAACCCTTGATCTTGAATCGCTCAATCGTCTGCTCGATGCCATGCAGACGACCAAAATCCCTGCTCCGTCGGCGTCCCAATGTCTCTCTCCAATCACCGATGAGCTGATCGTGAAAGGCATGGAAAAGGAGTTCGAGCTGGACTTTATCAAGGCGCGGACCCGTCCCGGAAACGTGTACGGCGGTCACTCGTTCATCGTGGAGGCGGCAATAGGATACGGCGGCAAACTTCCACCCGAAGGAAATGCCATTCTCCTCCGGTTTGCAAACCGCGTTCCGCTTTTGTATCAGCAGGGGGCCTGCGCGATTACAAACGCCGTCCAGAATGTGAACTGGAAAGCCTACGGGGTTTCCCAGTCAGGACTGCCCACTGGTCCTATCCTCATTCTTGTCCATGTAGCGGCGACAAGCGTTCCTTTTACGGGCGAATCGAAAGATGCCATCGCAGCGATTCCCGAGATCGAGCGCGAGATCACGCTTGCTCTGCAGGAGCTCGGCCGCGATCTGAAGATGTTTCTCTCTCGCCGCGACAGGAACAAACTGCAGGATGACCGTGCCCGGGCGATATGTTCCGTGATCCCCTTGATCGCTGCAAAAGTTGGCGAGATCGTTGAACTTCCTGTACCCGATACGTCCCTCATCGAAGGAAGGATCATGCGGCGCGTGGTCCTCAAGAAAAGTACGGCCGGCGGAAAAATTATGATCCATATCGACAACTACACAACAAAACCCCAGGAGATCTCCCTTTATGATATATCGGGTGACCCTGCGGGTGATGCAACAATCCCTCCCTCATTTGTTTCCGAAATGGACGGCGAGTACACAAAAATATGGAAGTTTGCTCTTGCCTCGGGCGAAGCGTTCGAGGTGATCTATACCGGTCTTGGCGGCGGTATGATCGAGATGCAGGGTGTTGCGGAAAATCTCAAAGTGGTGGTGGATCTCGATGTCTGA
- a CDS encoding DNA topoisomerase IV subunit A — MSDPSERDTATKKRLMEIAKVWYDQIAGGDVPSITLPTRTKYNIEYDDESEVWKYGDKESVRNAGTAKSATHMLKMAYVIWFIKTQLQENRSSTLREMYYISEGWKQAKFGAQNESNYLIEDLEIITALQREFFHMRPEEDGASIFGPIRVRENTRRGMKEIHCQDDVGEAGYNIPNNVENVELVDHDASCVIAIETGGMFSRLQENGFDEEYNAVLLHLKGQPARATRRMLKRMNEELGIPVVVFTDGDPWSYRIYASVAYGSIKSAHMSELLATPSAQFIGVKPSDIQRYNLPADKLTEQDVSALKAELTDPRFATDFWKKEINLQLEMNLKSEQQAFASRGLDFVTKEYLPSMLSEIGVLKR; from the coding sequence ATGTCTGACCCAAGTGAAAGAGATACGGCAACAAAAAAACGCCTGATGGAAATTGCCAAAGTCTGGTATGATCAAATTGCGGGCGGCGACGTTCCTTCGATCACACTGCCTACGAGAACAAAGTACAACATCGAGTATGATGACGAGTCCGAGGTGTGGAAGTACGGCGATAAAGAGTCCGTCAGAAATGCAGGCACTGCGAAGTCCGCCACGCATATGCTCAAGATGGCTTATGTCATCTGGTTCATCAAAACCCAACTGCAGGAAAACCGCTCCTCGACGTTAAGAGAAATGTATTACATCTCTGAGGGCTGGAAACAGGCGAAGTTCGGAGCCCAGAACGAGAGCAATTATCTGATTGAGGATCTGGAGATCATCACTGCTCTCCAGAGGGAATTTTTCCATATGCGTCCGGAAGAGGACGGCGCCTCGATCTTCGGTCCGATCCGTGTCCGGGAAAATACCCGGCGCGGTATGAAAGAGATTCACTGTCAGGATGATGTGGGAGAAGCCGGATACAATATTCCGAATAATGTGGAGAATGTCGAGCTTGTCGATCACGACGCCTCCTGTGTTATCGCGATAGAAACCGGTGGTATGTTCTCCCGTCTGCAGGAAAACGGTTTTGATGAAGAGTACAATGCTGTTCTTCTTCACCTGAAGGGTCAGCCGGCCCGAGCAACGCGGCGCATGCTGAAACGCATGAACGAGGAGCTGGGAATCCCCGTCGTTGTTTTCACGGACGGAGATCCCTGGTCCTACCGCATTTATGCATCAGTCGCCTATGGTTCTATCAAGTCAGCCCACATGTCCGAACTTCTGGCAACGCCTTCTGCCCAGTTCATCGGGGTAAAACCATCCGATATCCAGCGGTACAATCTGCCTGCCGATAAACTTACAGAACAGGATGTTTCTGCGCTGAAGGCGGAACTCACCGATCCGAGATTTGCAACCGACTTCTGGAAAAAAGAGATCAATCTTCAGCTGGAGATGAATCTCAAGTCTGAACAGCAGGCATTTGCAAGCCGCGGTCTTGATTTCGTTACTAAGGAGTATCTTCCATCGATGCTCTCCGAGATAGGTGTTTTAAAGCGCTAA
- a CDS encoding MFS transporter, with the protein MNISRISLYLGAFATMALSNAVVPVLALITSDAAVQGAIYSAYFLGAFFMVFPAGWISDKIGRAPLIKIGLAGTFVSGLLIWYFTDDPLLTVGFRFLEGLFTGMFVSSSLSYVNSQIDHTKLSGLYLALMNVGMVAGLVIPGILSVIHPYAGVFVFSVLTGFAFFAGIFFREGSGFVSVKIPVRMIFSIALYHKWLWVALFIFTGATGVVTSMYPEMSGSSAEISGVVTALMSVSTAVCVYAVSRLSLQDSLGFLRRSAFILAISVPLVFFTPIGMILVGAVFGIISVAVLNYIAGTPHPQGMMNGLLITMQYAGMAVLPFITGLIVIPLGYLGVFIIVGACVLLGGLLVVRCPCYAPAVKNG; encoded by the coding sequence ATGAACATTTCCAGGATTTCCCTCTATCTGGGAGCTTTTGCGACCATGGCTCTCTCGAATGCCGTTGTCCCGGTTCTGGCACTGATTACGTCGGATGCCGCGGTTCAGGGAGCCATCTACTCTGCCTACTTTTTAGGCGCGTTTTTCATGGTATTTCCTGCCGGATGGATATCCGATAAAATCGGACGCGCTCCGCTCATCAAGATCGGTCTGGCGGGAACATTTGTTTCCGGGCTCCTTATCTGGTATTTTACAGACGATCCTCTTTTGACCGTCGGATTCAGATTCCTGGAGGGTTTGTTTACCGGCATGTTCGTATCATCGTCTCTCTCCTATGTCAATTCACAGATTGATCATACAAAACTCTCCGGTCTGTATCTTGCACTGATGAATGTGGGTATGGTCGCGGGTCTTGTTATCCCCGGCATCTTATCGGTTATCCATCCGTATGCCGGCGTGTTTGTGTTCAGCGTTCTGACCGGATTCGCATTTTTTGCAGGGATATTCTTCCGTGAAGGCTCCGGTTTTGTCTCTGTAAAGATACCGGTTCGCATGATCTTTTCGATCGCACTCTATCACAAGTGGCTCTGGGTTGCTCTGTTTATTTTCACAGGAGCGACCGGTGTCGTCACGAGTATGTATCCGGAGATGTCGGGGTCTTCTGCAGAAATTTCCGGAGTCGTGACTGCGCTGATGAGTGTGTCTACTGCTGTCTGTGTTTATGCTGTATCACGGTTATCTCTTCAGGATTCTCTGGGATTTCTCCGGCGTTCGGCATTCATCCTTGCCATCTCGGTTCCTCTGGTTTTCTTTACGCCGATCGGCATGATCCTTGTCGGTGCCGTTTTTGGCATAATCTCGGTCGCAGTTTTGAATTATATCGCGGGCACTCCTCATCCCCAGGGTATGATGAATGGTCTCTTAATAACGATGCAGTATGCCGGGATGGCGGTATTGCCGTTTATTACCGGTTTGATCGTTATTCCCCTGGGATATCTGGGTGTATTCATTATTGTTGGGGCGTGCGTGCTGCTCGGCGGACTCCTTGTCGTCCGCTGTCCGTGTTATGCTCCTGCAGTAAAAAATGGGTAA
- a CDS encoding methyltransferase domain-containing protein, translated as MNLLFELSGENQPLAVAEISCAGNVTRTENGIAIADVNDPERTTRLAQTHVVMRLLGECDASKEDLERLLDHLALTAPGRFCCRVRKIHPVTVNASQLELERMMGQKIHGTVDLNTPDVEYRAVFTNGRCFFGEVLHTIDRGSYAYRNPQRRAFFHPGVMMPLMARTMVNLTHVEPGEKLCDPFCGTGGMLLECEMMGIDAVGSDYDPEMLIGCKQNLPNGACIRADATKMPYPDEAFDAIATDLPYGQSTTIGAESIDTLYTESLKEIRRVLKQGGRAVIVTHKDIRPLAKDLFEIVGYYEQRVHKSLTRRILVLA; from the coding sequence ATGAACCTGTTGTTTGAACTCTCCGGAGAGAACCAGCCTCTGGCAGTTGCCGAGATCTCCTGTGCGGGTAATGTGACCCGCACGGAAAACGGCATTGCCATAGCTGACGTAAATGATCCGGAAAGAACGACACGGCTCGCACAGACGCATGTAGTCATGCGTCTCCTTGGAGAATGCGATGCATCAAAGGAAGACCTTGAAAGGCTCCTTGACCATCTCGCGCTCACGGCCCCCGGCAGATTCTGCTGTCGGGTAAGAAAGATTCATCCTGTCACCGTCAATGCATCCCAACTGGAACTCGAGCGCATGATGGGACAAAAAATTCACGGGACTGTTGACCTGAACACTCCCGATGTAGAATATCGTGCCGTCTTTACCAACGGCAGATGCTTCTTTGGAGAAGTCCTGCACACCATAGACCGCGGATCTTACGCCTACCGAAACCCTCAGAGAAGAGCATTTTTCCATCCAGGCGTCATGATGCCCCTTATGGCACGAACCATGGTCAATCTGACCCATGTCGAGCCGGGAGAGAAATTGTGCGACCCGTTCTGCGGAACCGGAGGCATGCTCCTTGAATGTGAAATGATGGGGATTGATGCGGTCGGGAGCGACTACGACCCCGAGATGCTTATCGGATGCAAACAGAATCTGCCGAACGGAGCCTGCATCCGGGCCGATGCAACAAAGATGCCCTATCCAGACGAAGCGTTCGACGCGATCGCAACCGACCTGCCGTACGGTCAGTCAACTACCATCGGAGCCGAAAGCATCGATACCTTGTACACGGAATCACTTAAGGAAATCAGGCGTGTTCTGAAACAAGGGGGCAGGGCAGTCATCGTGACTCATAAAGACATCAGACCTCTGGCAAAAGATCTCTTTGAAATCGTTGGTTACTACGAACAGAGGGTGCATAAAAGTCTCACGCGAAGGATACTCGTCCTCGCATAA